GCCGAGATACACGTCCGCCCCAGGCTGATAGCCGGCGGACTCGATGGCCTGCACGAGCAGCTCCATCGCCGCGGCGTTGGAGGATAACGCCGGCGCGAAGCCGCCCTCGTCGCCGACGCTGGTCGACAACGCGCGCCGCGACAGCTCGTTGTGCAGGGCGTGGTAGACCTCGGCGCCCGCCCGCAGCGCCTCGCTGAACGTCGGGCGGCCCACCGGCATGACCATGAATTCCTGGAAGTCGGTGCTGCCGGCGGCGTGCTGTCCGCCGTTGAGCAGATTCATCATCGGCACGGGCAGCGTTGCGCCGAACGGCCCGCCCAGGTAGCGGTAGAGCGGCAGCCCCACCTCATCCGCCGCCGCGTGCGCCACGGCGAGCGAGACGCCCAGGATGGCGTTGGCGCCGAGCGAGGATTTGTTCGGCGTGCCGTCCGCCGCCAGCAGCATTGCGTCCACGGCGGTCTGGTTGGTGGCGTCCTCGCCCTCGATCTCGGGGCCGAGCACGCTGAGGATGTGGTGAACGGCCTTTTGCACCCCGCGCCCGTGATAGCGCTCGGGGTCCTGGTCGCGCAGTTCGAGGGCCTCGTGGGCACCGGTGGAAGCGCCCGAAGGCACCGCCGCACGGCCAATGGCGCCGCTCTCCAGCGTGACGTCCACCTCGACCGTCGGGTTGCCCCGCGAATCGAGAATCTCCCGCGCCCGAACGTTCGCAATGGCCGTCACGACTGATTCCTTTGGCGGCGCTCAGGAGGCGTCATGCTCAAGATATCCGCTCAGGGCAGGGCGATTCGCGAATCGGCCCTACCAACGCGTCCCAGTCCGGCCCCTTCTCCCCTGGCGGGAGAAGGTTGGGATGAGGGGGATTCGCATCAGTCGCCTAGACCACTTCAACGTCGATCACGATCCGCCGGATCGACTGCGTCGGCAGCTCGTTCGTGCCCAGCTCGCGCGTGAAGTCCGAGTGCGAGTACGCCACGTGCAGCTGGTTGCCCCGCTGAATCACCGAGGTGTACGAGCAACCGGGACCGGTGTGAAAGGCGAACGGGTACTCCCAATGCTCGCCGGTGCCGTCCAGGCTGAGCATCACGTGCGTGATCTGCGGATGCCCATAGGCCCCGCGCCCGGCCACGCAGGCCAGCACGCCGTTGTCCAGCTTTTGCAGGCGCGGCTTGACGCCCTGCCAGCCGGCCGATTCCGGCGCCGACCACGTCTCGCCGCCATCCGTCGAGCGAGACTGGAACATGGGCGAGTAGCCGCCCGTCCGCATCATGCAGAGGATGTCGCCGTTGTCGAGCTGGATGACGTCCGGCTCGTCGAACCCCTCGTCCACCGTCCGATCCGCCGGGCCGTAGACCGGCTTGTGGTCGTGGGGATGGAAGTGCTCGACGAACCGCCAGGTGCGCCCGCGGTCCGACGAGCGGATGACGGCGCTCGAGAAGCTGTATTGCACCATCTGACGCCCGCTGGGGCTTAGCCCTTCGAGCAGCTCGGGCGGGCCGACCTGCTGCTCGAACACGGTCATGTAGTCCCCGTTGTCCAGCTCGATCAGGCGGGAGTAGTTCTCGTACGACGCCGCCTCCCACGGAAATCCCTCGACCTTGAACGGGTGAAGCTCCAGCAGCTCGCCCGCCTTCGACCACCGGCGCAGCTGAAACGTCGAGTCCGCCCGCTGCTGGACAAGGTGATACGGCCCCTCGGCACTCAGGTATGGCTCCTGGTAGTTCTCGAGGGGGTAGGTGTCGATGCGGGTGATCGTGCCGTCGCTGGGGTAGCCGATGACTCCCGAACCGAAATCCATGGTGTTGAGGCCGGTGTCCGGATGCCGGTCGATGAACGGCGAGTCGTCCGGCGCCGGCTGCCAGGTCGCGCCCAGGTCGCTGGAGACTACCGCCGCCAGCGGCTCCACCCCGCCGTGCCGCCCGCGGTGATAGGACATGAAGAGGTTGTCGCCCTCGAGCTCCACAAGGCCCGGAAAGTTGACGACGCTGTCGGTGACCTCCAGCCACACGTCCGGCTCCGACGCGCTGATCACCACCTCGCGCGATCCGTTGCTGTATCTCGCCTGCTTGATCATTGCTGCACCCTACCCCTCAGGCCGCGCCACACGCGGCCACCTGCATCGTAGAAGCCGGAGGCCCCCCGCGCACGAAAAATCGGGCGGTGCTAGTGGGCTAGGCGAATCGCGTGAGTCGCGCGACAGCGTCCATTATTCACGCGCCGCCGTTTTCATCGCCGCCGTCCGGCGTTCGCCAGCTATTCCTTCGAGGCAGTACGGGAGCCGCCGAGGCCGATCGTCGCCAGTCCCAGCGCCAGACCGATCGGCGCGAGCGACAGTGCGGCGGGGACCGGCGCATGGCCGACCGCGCCGATGATCACGTCGACGAAGCCCGG
The genomic region above belongs to Chloroflexota bacterium and contains:
- the eno gene encoding phosphopyruvate hydratase encodes the protein MTAIANVRAREILDSRGNPTVEVDVTLESGAIGRAAVPSGASTGAHEALELRDQDPERYHGRGVQKAVHHILSVLGPEIEGEDATNQTAVDAMLLAADGTPNKSSLGANAILGVSLAVAHAAADEVGLPLYRYLGGPFGATLPVPMMNLLNGGQHAAGSTDFQEFMVMPVGRPTFSEALRAGAEVYHALHNELSRRALSTSVGDEGGFAPALSSNAAAMELLVQAIESAGYQPGADVYLGIDAAATELIQSDGTYRLDREDRTLTRAELVELWVEWADRFPLLSIEDGMGEDDWEGWRDLTAALGDRVQLVGDDLLVTSTERLERAVEEQAANSILIKVNQVGSLSETQAAIEMAQRAAFGVVISHRSGETEDTTIADLAVATNAGQIKAGAPCRTDRVAKYNALLRIEEDLGAAGRYAGPQAFTSIRRVLV
- a CDS encoding sialidase family protein → MIKQARYSNGSREVVISASEPDVWLEVTDSVVNFPGLVELEGDNLFMSYHRGRHGGVEPLAAVVSSDLGATWQPAPDDSPFIDRHPDTGLNTMDFGSGVIGYPSDGTITRIDTYPLENYQEPYLSAEGPYHLVQQRADSTFQLRRWSKAGELLELHPFKVEGFPWEAASYENYSRLIELDNGDYMTVFEQQVGPPELLEGLSPSGRQMVQYSFSSAVIRSSDRGRTWRFVEHFHPHDHKPVYGPADRTVDEGFDEPDVIQLDNGDILCMMRTGGYSPMFQSRSTDGGETWSAPESAGWQGVKPRLQKLDNGVLACVAGRGAYGHPQITHVMLSLDGTGEHWEYPFAFHTGPGCSYTSVIQRGNQLHVAYSHSDFTRELGTNELPTQSIRRIVIDVEVV